The following proteins are co-located in the Vicia villosa cultivar HV-30 ecotype Madison, WI unplaced genomic scaffold, Vvil1.0 ctg.005584F_1_1, whole genome shotgun sequence genome:
- the LOC131642679 gene encoding uncharacterized protein LOC131642679 — translation MEQLEQDQVVLREDIDAMNHKVGQMLEALLALSKNNVQHPVIENVDPTSGFTVVNNPIYDSPPEMDDPIQPQTVHTAVSNQIHAMQEHSTIQDMHIPPPHAAKMSQCAQTNPMINIKAPQDTEVIQMCHVMEEQIRALEGKDTHGLDAIDMCLVSDIIIPPKFKMPKFEKYKGFSCPKTHLTMFIRKMAAYAHDDKFLIHCFQDSLSGASLEWYTQLKRNDVHTWKDLAMEFLKHYEYNIDIAPSRTQLQSLSQKSNESFKEYTQRWRELAARVRPPILDRELVGMFLGTLHDPYFEKMISCASLGFFDLMIIGERIESGLKSGKLQSASSSHTSEKESSCDSQKDGEDATDAIWEALQNPPHISYGQHPYVADIQCLQPLLLGPQFQQPQVVPYVNQQAQGSGYQNRCEPRNNLERRNSPLDPIPMTYSQLLPHLVRSSLVVPKFLKPPKSFPPEYDFNAQCGYHAGTVGHSTENCNAYKAKVQQLIDQKYLTLQGGNLLMNGNPILK, via the coding sequence ATGGAGCAACTGGAACAAGATCAAGTCGTGCTGAGAGAGGACATAGATGCTATGAACCATAAGGTGGGCCAAATGTTGGAAGCTCTACTAGCTTTGTCAAAGAACAATGTCCAACATCCTGTCATAGAGAATGTTGATCCTACATCAGGCTTTACTGTGGTGAACAATCCAATATACGATTCTCCTCCTGAAATGGATGATCCTATCCAACCTCAGACAGTGCACACCGCTGTGTCTAATCAGATCCATGCAATGCAAGAACACTCCACTATTCAAGATATGCATATACCACCTCCTCATGCTGCTAAAATGTCTCAATGTGCACAGACAAACCCAATGATTAACATCAAAGCTCCTCAAGATACCGAAGTTATTCAAATGTGTCATGTCATGGAAGAACAAATAAGAGCCCTAGAAGGAAAAGACACCCATGGTCTGGATGCTATTGACATGTGCTTAGTGTCAGACATTATAATTCCGCCAAAGTTCAAGATGCCTAAATTTGAGAAATATAAAGGGTTTAGTTGTCCAAAAACTCATTTGACGATGTTTATTCGGAAGATGGCCGCGTACGCTCACGATGACAAGTTTCTCATCCACTGTTTTCAAGATAGTCTCAGCGGAGCGTCACTAGAATGGTATACGCAACTGAAAAGAAACGATGTACACACCTGGAAAGATTTGGCTATGGAATTCCTAAAGCATTATGAATATAATATTGATATTGCTCCTAGCCGTACACAATTGCAAAGTCTCTCTCAAAAGAGCAACGAGTCGTTTAAGGAGTACactcagagatggagagagttAGCTGCTCGTGTTCGACCACCAATACTTGATAGGGAGCTGGTTGGTATGTTTTTGGGTACCCTGCATGACCCATACTTTGAAAAGATGATCAGTTGTGCGTCATTAGGCTTCTTTGACCTAATGATAATTGGAGAACGCATCGAGAGCGGTCTCAAAAGCGGAAAACTCCAAAGTGCCTCGAGTAGCCATACTAGTGAGAAGGAATCCTCTTGTGATTCCCAAAAGGATGGGGAGGATGCAACCGATGCAATCTGGGAAGCTCTGCAAAATCCACCTCATATATCTTATGGTCAACATCCATATGTAGCGGATATTCAATGCCTACAACCACTGCTTCTTGGTCCTCAGTTCCAACAACCACAAGTTGTTCCTTATGTAAATCAGCAAGCCCAAGGCAGTGGATATCAGAATCGGTGCGAGCCTCGAAATAATCTAGAAAGAAGGAATTCTCCTTTGGatccaattcctatgacctatagtcaacTTCTACCACATTTGGTTCGAAGCTCATTGGTTGTTCCCAAGTTTCTTAAGCCACCAAAATCGTTCCCACCTGAGTACGATTTCAATGCGCAATGTGGATATCACGCCGGAACAGTAGGACACTCAACTGAGAACTGCAATGCCTACAAAGCCAAAGTTCAACAGTTGATCGATCAAAAGTACCTgacccttcaaggaggaaactTGTTGATGAATGGCAACCCCATACTCAAGTGA